A window of Aeromicrobium sp. Root236 contains these coding sequences:
- a CDS encoding MBL fold metallo-hydrolase — translation MTAVTITHIGGPTALLEFGGWRILTDPTFDPPGRRYFFGWGTMSSKLVGPSVTPDDLGPIDAVLISHHHHADNLDPTGVSMLPRLGTVLTTTKAAAKLGGGAIGLAAWDTWTLEASGKETITVTATPCQHGPVGLNPITGPVIGFALEWAGQEHGALWMTGDTVLFRGLRDVASRLDIGTILMHLGSVRFRYLTGWFRYTMDARQGAELLDLVKPSAVVPVHYEGWSHFQQGRGEAEAVLAASPYADRITWVDPGASTAVVA, via the coding sequence ATGACAGCAGTCACCATCACCCACATCGGCGGTCCGACCGCTCTCCTCGAGTTCGGCGGTTGGCGCATCCTCACGGACCCGACCTTCGACCCGCCCGGCCGGCGCTACTTCTTCGGCTGGGGCACCATGTCCAGCAAGCTCGTGGGCCCGTCGGTGACGCCCGATGATCTCGGCCCGATCGATGCTGTGCTGATCAGCCACCACCATCACGCGGACAACCTCGACCCCACCGGCGTCTCGATGCTGCCGCGGCTCGGCACCGTCCTGACCACCACGAAGGCGGCGGCGAAGCTCGGCGGCGGGGCGATCGGTCTGGCGGCGTGGGACACCTGGACGTTGGAGGCGTCCGGCAAGGAGACGATCACCGTCACCGCGACGCCATGCCAGCACGGTCCCGTGGGCCTCAATCCGATCACCGGCCCGGTCATCGGGTTCGCGCTCGAGTGGGCGGGGCAGGAGCACGGGGCGTTGTGGATGACCGGTGACACCGTGCTGTTCCGAGGGCTGCGCGACGTCGCCTCGCGCCTCGACATCGGCACGATCCTGATGCATCTGGGCTCCGTGCGCTTTCGCTACCTCACCGGCTGGTTCCGCTACACGATGGACGCCCGCCAGGGCGCCGAGCTGCTGGACCTGGTCAAGCCGTCCGCGGTCGTCCCCGTGCACTACGAAGGCTGGTCGCACTTCCAGCAGGGCCGCGGCGAGGCCGAAGCGGTGCTGGCTGCGTCGCCGTACGCGGACCGCATCACGTGGGTGGACCCCGGCGCCTCGACGGCAGTCGTCGCCTGA
- a CDS encoding dioxygenase: MATYSISDLDNRLQPSPLMPVLFVGHGNPMYAITDNSFTQKWSEVGRGLPEAQAIVVISAHWLTPGQTHITDAPKNKIIYDFGGFPDELYRVQYDTVGDTDVARLLAKQLVDYEAELDKQWGLDHGTWSVLKHLAPAPEVPILQISIDYAMPLPELYQLYGRLRAMRRRGVVFIGSGNIVHALGRVKWDGGTAWDWAAQFDADTADALRNREVSKLVNPYATWSEARIAVPTDDHYRPMVAALSLLEDGEEIEFFNEEIDMGSVGMRSFISA; this comes from the coding sequence ATGGCGACCTACTCGATCTCGGACCTGGACAACCGGCTGCAGCCCAGCCCGTTGATGCCGGTGCTCTTCGTGGGTCACGGCAACCCCATGTACGCCATCACCGACAACTCGTTCACGCAGAAGTGGTCCGAGGTCGGCCGTGGGCTGCCCGAGGCTCAGGCCATCGTCGTGATCAGCGCGCACTGGCTGACTCCCGGTCAGACCCACATCACCGATGCGCCCAAGAACAAGATCATCTACGACTTCGGCGGGTTCCCCGACGAGCTCTACCGGGTCCAGTACGACACCGTCGGTGACACCGACGTCGCGAGGCTCCTTGCCAAGCAGCTCGTCGACTACGAGGCCGAGCTCGACAAGCAGTGGGGCCTCGATCACGGCACCTGGAGCGTGCTCAAGCACCTCGCACCCGCGCCCGAGGTCCCGATCCTGCAGATCAGCATCGACTACGCCATGCCGCTGCCCGAGCTCTACCAGCTCTACGGCCGGCTGCGGGCGATGCGACGCCGCGGCGTCGTGTTCATCGGCAGCGGCAACATCGTGCACGCCCTCGGCCGGGTCAAGTGGGACGGCGGCACCGCCTGGGACTGGGCCGCGCAGTTCGACGCCGACACCGCCGACGCGCTCCGCAACCGCGAGGTGAGCAAGCTCGTCAATCCCTATGCCACCTGGTCCGAGGCCCGCATCGCGGTGCCCACCGATGATCACTACCGGCCGATGGTCGCCGCGCTGAGCCTGCTCGAGGACGGCGAGGAGATCGAGTTCTTCAACGAGGAGATCGACATGGGCTCGGTCGGCATGAGGTCGTTCATCTCCGCCTGA
- the bluB gene encoding 5,6-dimethylbenzimidazole synthase encodes MPTPDHAYAKEDREAVYRVIAERRDMRHFAGGVVDEGVLARLLGAAHQAPSVGLMQPWRIVRVTDPALRQALHDHVEVERRHTAEAMGERADEFMRLKVQGILDCAEVLVVALADDRERHVFGRRTMPHMDLASVSCAIQNLWLAARAEGLGMGWVSLFVPADVAELIGAPAGAEPVAILCLGPVTEFYPRPMLEQESWTSVRPLSELLAADVWPG; translated from the coding sequence GTGCCGACCCCAGATCACGCGTACGCCAAGGAGGACCGCGAGGCGGTCTATCGCGTCATCGCCGAGCGGCGCGACATGCGGCACTTCGCCGGAGGCGTGGTCGACGAGGGCGTCCTCGCCCGCCTGCTCGGCGCCGCGCACCAGGCCCCGAGCGTCGGACTGATGCAGCCGTGGCGCATCGTCCGTGTCACCGATCCTGCGTTGCGTCAGGCGCTCCACGACCACGTCGAGGTCGAGCGCCGGCACACCGCCGAGGCGATGGGGGAGCGCGCGGACGAGTTCATGCGCCTCAAGGTGCAAGGCATCCTCGACTGCGCCGAGGTGCTGGTCGTCGCTCTGGCCGACGACCGCGAGCGACACGTCTTCGGCCGGCGCACGATGCCGCACATGGACCTGGCTTCGGTGTCGTGCGCGATCCAGAACCTGTGGCTCGCCGCCCGTGCCGAAGGTCTCGGCATGGGGTGGGTGTCGCTGTTCGTACCGGCCGACGTGGCCGAGCTGATCGGTGCGCCGGCCGGGGCGGAGCCGGTCGCGATCCTGTGCCTCGGCCCGGTCACCGAGTTCTATCCGCGGCCGATGCTGGAGCAGGAGAGCTGGACGTCCGTGCGGCCGTTGAGCGAGCTGCTGGCCGCCGACGTCTGGCCCGGCTGA
- a CDS encoding phytase yields the protein MTSPVRAVAALTLVLVPSLVATPAFAHPRPTDHLINVTAAAETPGVYDDDTGNNGDADDPAIWVNHHDKARSIVIGTAKNAGLNVYDLKGKLLQSIQAPAAPGPDDEAGRFNNVDIVHDFRLGGRKVDLAVTSDRGRDQIRSYLIDQRTGHLTDVTASTVPLAFSADQAEVNEQSTVYGLTTFTQRGTAYVVGTRRHATDVGLFKLSAVGRKVTYTKVDTLDFPSTFRLPNGSTWSPCEEPGEGPQLEGLVVDAAANTLYAAQEDVGLWRVKVGHGRFQGKPRSVERTKEFGVPATYDEQSEECAPSGADPGFGGRIAADTEGLTIYETGRRSGTLLVSSQGDNTFYSYDRRTLRPLKHFAIVDGPAADGSQDCDGADTVSTPLPGYPHGLLVVQDGDNTPVELGSDGEPRVNTNFKLLDAKILTH from the coding sequence GTGACCTCACCTGTACGCGCCGTCGCGGCGCTCACGCTCGTCCTCGTCCCCTCCCTCGTCGCCACACCGGCGTTCGCACACCCGCGGCCCACCGATCACCTCATCAACGTCACCGCCGCGGCCGAGACCCCCGGCGTGTACGACGACGACACGGGCAACAACGGCGATGCCGACGACCCCGCGATCTGGGTCAACCATCACGACAAGGCCCGCAGCATCGTGATCGGCACCGCCAAGAACGCCGGCCTCAACGTGTACGACCTCAAGGGCAAGCTGCTGCAGAGCATCCAGGCACCCGCAGCGCCCGGGCCCGACGACGAGGCGGGCCGGTTCAACAACGTCGACATCGTGCACGACTTTCGGCTCGGCGGACGGAAGGTCGACCTCGCGGTGACGAGCGACCGCGGCCGCGACCAGATCCGTTCGTACCTCATCGACCAGCGCACCGGCCATCTCACCGACGTCACAGCCTCGACCGTGCCCCTGGCCTTCTCCGCCGATCAGGCCGAGGTCAACGAGCAGTCCACGGTCTATGGCCTGACCACGTTCACGCAGCGCGGCACCGCGTACGTCGTCGGCACACGTCGGCACGCCACGGACGTCGGCCTCTTCAAGCTCTCCGCGGTCGGCCGCAAGGTCACGTACACCAAGGTCGACACGCTCGACTTCCCATCGACGTTCCGGCTGCCGAACGGCAGCACCTGGTCACCGTGCGAGGAGCCCGGCGAGGGCCCGCAGCTCGAGGGCCTCGTGGTCGATGCGGCAGCCAACACGCTGTATGCCGCGCAGGAGGACGTCGGCCTGTGGCGGGTCAAGGTCGGGCACGGCCGGTTCCAGGGCAAGCCGCGCAGCGTCGAGCGTACGAAGGAGTTCGGCGTCCCGGCGACGTACGACGAGCAGAGCGAGGAGTGCGCGCCGTCGGGTGCCGATCCAGGCTTCGGCGGGCGGATCGCCGCCGACACCGAGGGGCTCACGATCTACGAGACCGGCAGGCGGAGCGGCACGCTGCTGGTGTCGAGCCAGGGCGACAACACCTTCTACTCGTACGATCGGCGGACCCTCCGGCCGCTCAAGCACTTCGCGATCGTCGACGGGCCCGCCGCCGATGGCTCGCAGGACTGCGACGGCGCCGACACGGTCAGCACTCCCCTGCCCGGCTATCCCCACGGCCTGCTCGTCGTGCAGGACGGCGACAACACGCCGGTCGAGCTCGGCAGCGACGGTGAGCCGCGGGTCAACACCAACTTCAAGCTCCTCGACGCGAAGATCCTGACGCACTGA
- a CDS encoding DEAD/DEAH box helicase: MPTSTDLRRLLRFPVEFVAREDPADSRFVFHAPDGDHEATANESIGALSQGIRVMSADPSVRAWATPAILALRIMARGALGSPDATELNQLQSAASAIGPNAGAGQTTINAFLKALAVDAPAAASTPQRQPYVSPHAKQPRQRETTFSWTLMVSFLEQPTPTQAAVVRLRVQPRSGSWAAFDAGDMFGGTASHPLAQDAKEPTAAMLRRLEPWWSPAERLRDPHTRGAATVSPDELARLGDRALAPTLMANRIEIRWPPELVRELSTSAVVRRDETPRSDRPSAFTQGQLFSFDWQVALGDDVLSAAELDQLAQSQTGLLRLRDRWVFVDKSRLQRVLERRTREISPLEALRATVTGELEIDGRMTEVDTVGWLEDVRKRLAVQDRDIAPAVQPDGLEGTLRDYQLQGLRWMTQLVDLGLGGILADDMGLGKTVMLIALHLQRTAISSSPTLVVCPASVLGNWEREIKRFAPGVNVRRYHGPKRRLDGVTDGFLVTTYATMRSDAIELSEHQPGWGLVVADEAQNIKNPHARTAQAIRGIPAKARLALTGTPVENNLGELWAILDWTTPGLLGTYQQFRNTWSRAIESRRDSGKATGLSQLIRPFVLRRRKSDPGIAPELPPKIETDHRINLTREQVGLYEAVVRSTMAQIENAQGIQRRGLVVKLLTQLKQICNHPAQFLREPDGRITGRSGKLGVFDELVEEIVAEDGATLVFTQYAQMGRLLTRHLEEKKIGHQFLHGATTVRAREKMVHRFQGGEIPVFVLSLKAAGVGLNLTKADHVIHYDRWWNPAVEDQATDRAHRIGQTKNVQVHRLISEGTIEESIAELIRSKRSLADAVVNGGEGALTELSDAALADLVRLRK; encoded by the coding sequence ATGCCCACGTCCACGGATCTGCGCCGGCTCCTGCGCTTCCCCGTGGAGTTCGTGGCACGTGAGGATCCGGCCGATTCGCGCTTCGTGTTCCACGCCCCGGACGGTGACCACGAGGCCACGGCCAACGAGTCGATCGGCGCGCTGAGCCAGGGCATCCGTGTCATGTCGGCGGATCCGTCCGTACGTGCCTGGGCGACGCCGGCGATCCTGGCCCTGCGCATCATGGCCCGCGGCGCTCTCGGATCTCCGGACGCCACCGAGCTCAACCAGCTCCAGAGCGCGGCCTCGGCCATCGGGCCCAACGCCGGCGCCGGCCAGACGACGATCAACGCGTTCCTCAAGGCCCTCGCCGTCGACGCGCCCGCTGCCGCATCGACGCCCCAGCGTCAGCCGTACGTGTCACCGCACGCCAAGCAGCCGCGCCAGCGCGAGACCACGTTCTCGTGGACGCTCATGGTGTCGTTCCTCGAGCAGCCCACGCCGACCCAGGCCGCTGTCGTACGCCTGCGGGTGCAGCCGCGATCGGGCTCGTGGGCCGCGTTCGACGCCGGCGACATGTTCGGCGGCACCGCGTCCCACCCGCTCGCGCAGGACGCCAAGGAGCCGACCGCGGCGATGCTGCGCCGGCTCGAGCCGTGGTGGTCCCCGGCCGAACGGTTGCGCGACCCGCACACCCGGGGCGCCGCGACTGTCAGCCCCGACGAGCTGGCCCGCCTCGGCGACCGTGCGCTGGCACCCACCCTGATGGCCAACCGCATCGAGATCCGCTGGCCACCCGAGCTCGTACGCGAGCTGTCGACGTCTGCTGTCGTACGCCGTGACGAGACGCCGCGATCGGATCGTCCGTCGGCGTTCACGCAGGGTCAGCTGTTCTCGTTCGACTGGCAGGTCGCGCTCGGCGACGACGTGCTGTCGGCGGCCGAGCTCGACCAGCTCGCCCAGTCGCAGACCGGCTTGCTGCGCCTGCGCGATCGCTGGGTCTTCGTCGACAAGTCGCGCCTGCAGCGCGTGCTGGAGCGGCGCACGCGCGAGATCTCTCCGCTCGAGGCCTTGAGGGCCACCGTGACCGGCGAGCTCGAGATCGACGGCCGGATGACCGAGGTCGACACGGTCGGCTGGCTCGAGGACGTACGCAAGCGGCTCGCCGTGCAGGACCGCGACATCGCGCCGGCGGTGCAGCCGGACGGGCTCGAGGGCACGCTGCGCGACTACCAGCTGCAGGGCCTGCGGTGGATGACGCAGCTCGTCGACCTGGGGCTCGGCGGCATCCTGGCCGACGACATGGGCCTCGGCAAGACCGTCATGTTGATCGCCCTGCACCTGCAGCGCACCGCGATCTCGTCGTCCCCGACGCTCGTCGTGTGCCCCGCCTCCGTGCTCGGCAACTGGGAGCGCGAGATCAAGCGCTTCGCGCCGGGCGTCAACGTCCGCCGCTATCATGGGCCCAAGCGGCGACTCGACGGCGTGACCGACGGCTTCCTCGTCACGACGTACGCCACGATGCGCTCCGACGCGATCGAGCTGTCCGAGCACCAGCCGGGCTGGGGCCTGGTCGTCGCCGACGAGGCGCAGAACATCAAGAACCCGCACGCGCGCACCGCCCAGGCCATCCGCGGCATCCCGGCCAAGGCGCGTCTGGCGCTGACCGGCACCCCGGTCGAGAACAACCTCGGCGAGCTCTGGGCGATCCTCGACTGGACCACGCCGGGGCTCCTGGGCACCTACCAACAGTTCCGCAACACCTGGTCGCGCGCCATCGAGTCGCGCCGCGACTCCGGCAAGGCGACCGGGCTGTCGCAGCTCATCCGGCCGTTCGTGCTGCGCCGCCGCAAGTCCGATCCCGGCATCGCGCCCGAGCTGCCGCCCAAGATCGAGACCGACCACCGCATCAACCTCACGCGTGAGCAGGTCGGGCTCTACGAGGCGGTCGTCCGCAGCACGATGGCGCAGATCGAGAACGCCCAGGGCATCCAGCGCCGCGGCCTCGTGGTCAAGCTGCTGACCCAGCTCAAGCAGATCTGCAACCACCCCGCGCAGTTCCTCCGCGAGCCCGACGGCCGCATCACCGGGCGTTCTGGCAAGCTCGGCGTGTTCGACGAGCTGGTCGAGGAGATCGTCGCCGAGGACGGCGCGACGCTGGTGTTCACGCAGTACGCCCAGATGGGCCGGCTGTTGACGCGCCACCTCGAGGAGAAGAAGATCGGCCACCAGTTCCTGCACGGCGCCACGACCGTACGCGCGCGGGAGAAGATGGTGCACCGGTTCCAGGGCGGCGAGATCCCGGTGTTCGTGCTGTCGCTCAAGGCGGCCGGTGTCGGCCTCAACCTCACCAAGGCCGACCACGTCATTCACTACGACCGCTGGTGGAACCCCGCGGTCGAGGACCAGGCCACCGACCGCGCGCACCGCATCGGGCAGACCAAGAACGTCCAGGTGCACCGCCTGATCAGCGAAGGCACGATCGAGGAGTCGATCGCCGAGCTCATCCGGTCCAAGCGCTCACTCGCCGATGCCGTCGTCAACGGCGGCGAGGGTGCGCTCACCGAGCTCTCCGACGCCGCGCTGGCCGACCTCGTACGCCTGCGCAAGTAG
- a CDS encoding Ig-like domain-containing protein produces the protein MRAARGLLALLLAVILSLTFAAAHADDDTGGGTPETPTSAQTPEPTEQPTDPAPTPTETTPTPEPTETTPTPESPEPSDDPTDGPTPSDGPTAEPSDPATDVPAPRPDAPAKGMVAKLAALLAAPVANDDLFAVVTNTGAFPSNVGLIRPGPFGVYRNDVPTAGGDQTPNSIVLMNNVDHGTLDLNGDGGFQYVPEVGYTGNDTFEYRYATDDGESNTATVTIVVGNGSYIATNDDYVTAPDTPLVVSIPGVSSNDSDVAYFGFAVTNDVDHGTLAQPGLLPSGGFTYTPDPGFVGIDTFTYRFRPLPFGPYSNTATVTIIVGDPPVAEDNDYWVNANTHLHAAAPGVMGNDTGTGTLAVVNDVAHGTLDLHADGSFDYNPTTDFVGIDSFTYRLTDPVTTLSDVATVTIQVRPVASNDAYETPAETLLTVDAPGIFGDDTPSDGANPNLTDDVDNGTLTLSSDGSFTYLPDAGFVGVDTFSYSFESAELDSNEATVTITVTPVAVDDELTVPQCEDVQLLTLGNDVGVDPALSVPSIVAPTGHGTLTAADDPVGSLVYDPDDDFVGDDTFTYTFESAGLVSNVATVTIHVTACDDGGGDEGDGDTSDDGDQALPDTGSPVSPWMLLIAGATSAAGIALIRRRGDARA, from the coding sequence ATGCGCGCAGCTCGGGGGCTACTCGCCCTGCTCCTTGCAGTCATCCTGTCCCTCACGTTCGCGGCGGCTCACGCCGACGACGACACCGGTGGCGGGACGCCCGAGACACCGACCTCGGCCCAGACGCCCGAACCCACGGAGCAGCCGACCGATCCGGCACCAACTCCCACCGAGACGACGCCCACGCCGGAACCCACCGAGACGACGCCCACGCCGGAGTCACCCGAGCCGAGCGACGATCCCACCGACGGGCCGACGCCGAGCGACGGCCCGACGGCCGAGCCGAGTGACCCGGCGACGGATGTGCCCGCCCCGCGGCCCGACGCGCCGGCCAAGGGCATGGTCGCCAAGCTCGCAGCGCTGCTGGCCGCTCCGGTAGCCAACGACGACCTGTTCGCCGTCGTCACCAACACCGGCGCATTCCCCAGCAATGTCGGCCTCATCAGGCCAGGGCCGTTCGGGGTCTACCGCAACGACGTGCCGACCGCCGGTGGCGACCAGACCCCCAACTCGATCGTGCTCATGAACAACGTCGACCACGGAACGCTCGATCTCAACGGTGACGGCGGCTTCCAGTACGTGCCGGAGGTCGGCTACACCGGCAACGACACGTTCGAGTACCGGTATGCCACCGATGACGGCGAGAGCAACACCGCGACCGTCACGATCGTCGTCGGCAACGGCAGCTACATCGCCACCAACGACGACTACGTCACGGCGCCGGACACCCCGCTCGTCGTGAGCATCCCTGGCGTGTCGTCGAACGACAGCGACGTCGCGTACTTCGGGTTCGCGGTGACCAACGACGTCGACCACGGCACCCTGGCCCAGCCGGGCCTGCTGCCGTCCGGTGGATTCACCTACACCCCCGATCCCGGCTTCGTCGGAATCGACACGTTCACCTACCGGTTCCGACCGCTGCCGTTCGGTCCCTACAGCAACACGGCCACGGTCACGATCATCGTCGGCGACCCGCCGGTGGCCGAGGACAACGACTACTGGGTCAACGCGAACACCCATCTCCACGCCGCAGCTCCGGGCGTCATGGGCAACGACACCGGGACCGGCACGCTCGCCGTGGTCAACGACGTCGCACACGGCACGCTCGACCTGCACGCGGACGGCTCGTTCGACTACAACCCCACGACGGACTTCGTCGGCATCGACTCGTTCACGTACCGCCTCACCGATCCGGTGACGACGCTCAGCGACGTCGCGACGGTGACGATCCAGGTCAGGCCGGTCGCGAGCAACGATGCGTACGAGACCCCCGCGGAGACGTTGCTGACCGTCGACGCGCCCGGCATCTTCGGCGACGACACCCCGAGTGACGGTGCGAACCCGAACCTGACGGACGACGTCGACAACGGGACGCTGACTCTGAGCTCGGACGGCAGCTTCACCTACCTGCCCGACGCCGGGTTCGTCGGGGTCGACACGTTCTCCTACTCGTTCGAGAGCGCCGAGCTCGACAGCAACGAGGCGACCGTGACGATCACCGTCACACCCGTCGCGGTGGACGACGAGCTCACCGTGCCGCAGTGCGAGGACGTCCAGCTCCTCACGCTCGGCAACGATGTCGGCGTGGATCCAGCACTGTCGGTGCCGTCGATCGTCGCGCCCACCGGGCACGGGACGCTCACCGCGGCCGACGACCCCGTCGGTTCGCTCGTCTATGACCCGGACGACGACTTCGTCGGCGACGACACCTTCACCTACACCTTCGAGAGCGCAGGTCTGGTGTCGAACGTCGCCACCGTCACGATCCACGTGACCGCCTGTGACGACGGTGGCGGGGACGAAGGCGACGGCGACACCTCCGACGACGGTGACCAGGCGCTGCCCGACACCGGCTCGCCGGTCTCGCCGTGGATGCTGCTGATCGCCGGCGCCACGAGCGCCGCGGGGATCGCCCTGATCCGCCGCCGAGGAGATGCGCGGGCCTGA
- a CDS encoding WYL domain-containing protein, protein MSDVIIDERLAYAIEHRRQLEIRYVMGPQSRGPRVINPHVVFTASTGALSLHAVQVSGFSSSGLDVPAWRSFDLSRVWVIKLLDTTFEVDDDLNLANDLYAEVHLAVGQG, encoded by the coding sequence GTGTCCGACGTGATCATCGACGAGCGGCTCGCGTACGCGATCGAGCACCGCAGGCAGCTGGAGATCCGGTACGTCATGGGGCCCCAGTCGCGTGGGCCGCGAGTCATCAACCCGCACGTCGTGTTCACGGCGTCGACCGGCGCGCTGTCGCTCCATGCCGTCCAGGTGTCGGGCTTCTCGTCGTCGGGCCTCGACGTTCCGGCCTGGCGATCGTTCGACCTGTCACGGGTGTGGGTGATCAAGCTGTTGGACACCACGTTCGAGGTCGACGACGACCTCAACCTGGCCAACGACCTCTACGCCGAGGTCCACCTGGCGGTCGGGCAGGGATGA
- a CDS encoding histidine-type phosphatase, with translation MLKLISVIVSLAALIGPAEADIVSNAHYYANQTPYGDPATTSVKAPPAGYELVFLENVGRHGSRSQTTADSENRALAVWNAAARQGKLTTPGKLFDDDLRKFRAAEITIGYGNLSAIGRKEWIGIGRRTAASYHAFLTKAAADGDDIVFRTTSVYRTKQSASSLLSGLRAGVPGLDFQPRTVDDHMRIEDGATRTGNAAIASVLRRSDVRAAAKHVLSRLYRSSYVNSLSDPVGKALDIYGMYALAPGMQDDTTVTFSRYVPLADARLLGYAKDAQNFYRYGPGVKGETSSYRQARPVLTDFFSELDKRLAGGKNAAVFRLAHGETTMPFAALTRLPGSTKQASASSPYSYANNSWRGYVAGRMAGNVEWAAYRNPANGGVLVTLRYNEQPVRLAASCKPSSLDPYFYGVHMLKTCLG, from the coding sequence ATGCTCAAGCTCATCAGCGTCATCGTGTCGCTGGCTGCCCTGATCGGGCCGGCCGAGGCTGACATCGTCAGCAACGCGCACTACTACGCCAACCAGACGCCGTACGGCGACCCGGCGACCACGTCGGTCAAGGCCCCGCCGGCGGGCTACGAGCTCGTGTTCCTCGAGAACGTCGGACGGCACGGATCGCGCAGCCAGACGACCGCCGACAGCGAGAACCGCGCCCTCGCGGTGTGGAACGCGGCGGCGCGCCAGGGCAAGCTGACGACACCCGGCAAGCTGTTCGACGACGACCTCAGGAAGTTCCGGGCCGCCGAGATCACGATCGGCTACGGCAACCTCAGCGCGATCGGCCGCAAGGAGTGGATCGGGATCGGCCGGCGCACGGCGGCGAGCTATCACGCGTTCCTCACCAAGGCCGCTGCCGACGGCGACGACATCGTGTTCCGGACCACCAGCGTCTATCGCACCAAGCAGAGCGCCTCGTCGTTGCTCAGCGGCCTGCGGGCGGGCGTCCCGGGCCTCGACTTCCAGCCGCGCACCGTCGACGACCACATGCGCATCGAGGACGGCGCGACACGCACGGGCAACGCCGCGATCGCCAGCGTGCTGCGACGGTCGGACGTACGTGCGGCCGCCAAGCACGTCCTCAGCCGGCTCTACAGGTCGTCGTACGTCAACAGCCTCAGCGACCCGGTGGGCAAGGCGCTCGACATCTACGGGATGTACGCGCTCGCGCCGGGCATGCAAGACGACACCACGGTGACGTTCAGCCGCTACGTGCCGCTGGCCGACGCACGGCTGCTCGGCTACGCCAAGGACGCGCAGAACTTCTACCGCTACGGCCCCGGGGTCAAGGGCGAGACCAGCTCGTACCGGCAGGCGCGACCGGTGCTCACGGACTTCTTCAGCGAGCTCGACAAGCGCCTCGCCGGGGGCAAGAACGCCGCGGTGTTCCGCCTGGCGCACGGCGAGACGACGATGCCGTTCGCCGCGCTGACCCGCCTGCCGGGCAGCACCAAGCAGGCGTCGGCGAGCAGCCCGTACTCGTACGCCAACAACTCGTGGCGCGGCTACGTCGCCGGCCGCATGGCGGGCAACGTCGAGTGGGCGGCCTATCGCAACCCCGCGAACGGCGGCGTGCTGGTCACGCTGCGCTACAACGAGCAGCCGGTACGCCTCGCCGCCTCCTGCAAGCCGTCGAGCCTCGACCCGTACTTCTACGGCGTCCACATGCTCAAGACCTGCCTCGGCTGA